From one Pseudomonas fluorescens genomic stretch:
- a CDS encoding CpaF family protein, with product MLSDFRNRLRQHSGKNAPAHAEDVQTGSENSVSVLMAWEAAIPDVLYETRTKLNQVETEWREKIYQLLLKVMDLSLLDSLEPAEATRQIREICLRLLDEHSAPVSASSRQLIIKQITDEVLGLGPLEPLLADHSVSDILVNGFDSVYVERFGKLQRTDVHFRDNHHLLNIIDRIVSSLGRRIDESSPLVDARLKDGSRVNAIIPPLAIDGPSMSIRRFAVDLLNTESLVKMGTLTPSIALMLKAIVRGRMNVLISGGTGSGKTTMLNVLSSFIPHNERIVTIEDSAELQLQQPHVVRLETRPANIEGRGEVSQRELVRNSLRMRPDRIVIGEVRGAEALDMLTAMNTGHDGSLTTIHANTARDALGRIENMVSMTGATFPIKAMRQQIASALSVVVQLERQEDGTRRLVSVQEINGMEGEIITMTEIFAFVRNGIGEHGEVLGEFRPTGMVPAFRDVLARRGIELPLSLFRPDWMEG from the coding sequence ATGCTCAGCGACTTTCGTAATCGCCTGCGTCAGCATTCCGGCAAAAATGCTCCGGCGCACGCAGAGGATGTACAGACCGGCAGTGAAAACAGCGTCAGTGTGCTCATGGCCTGGGAGGCCGCCATACCGGACGTGCTCTACGAAACCCGGACCAAGCTCAATCAGGTGGAGACCGAGTGGCGGGAGAAGATCTACCAATTGCTGCTCAAGGTCATGGACCTGTCATTGCTCGATTCCCTGGAGCCTGCCGAAGCGACGCGGCAGATCCGCGAGATCTGTCTGCGCCTGCTCGACGAGCACTCGGCGCCGGTCAGTGCCAGCAGCCGTCAATTGATCATCAAGCAGATCACTGACGAAGTGCTTGGCCTTGGCCCCCTCGAACCGCTGTTGGCCGACCACAGCGTGTCCGACATCCTGGTCAACGGGTTCGACTCGGTGTATGTCGAGCGGTTTGGCAAGTTGCAGAGAACCGATGTGCATTTTCGCGACAATCACCACCTGTTGAACATCATTGACCGTATCGTCTCCAGCCTGGGCCGGCGCATTGATGAGTCATCACCGCTGGTGGACGCCCGGCTGAAGGACGGTTCTCGGGTCAATGCCATCATCCCGCCCCTGGCCATCGACGGGCCGAGCATGTCGATCCGGCGCTTTGCCGTGGACCTGCTCAACACTGAAAGCCTGGTGAAAATGGGCACCCTGACCCCCTCCATTGCCCTGATGCTCAAGGCAATCGTGCGTGGGCGAATGAATGTGCTGATTTCGGGCGGTACCGGCAGTGGCAAGACCACCATGCTCAACGTGCTGTCCAGCTTCATCCCGCACAACGAGCGGATTGTTACCATCGAAGACTCGGCCGAGTTGCAATTACAACAGCCCCATGTGGTACGCCTTGAAACCCGTCCGGCAAATATCGAGGGCAGGGGCGAGGTGAGCCAGCGCGAACTGGTGCGTAACAGCCTGCGTATGCGGCCTGACCGTATCGTGATCGGTGAGGTGCGTGGCGCCGAAGCGCTGGATATGTTGACGGCGATGAACACCGGACACGACGGTTCGCTCACCACCATCCATGCCAACACCGCGCGCGACGCCCTGGGCCGGATCGAGAACATGGTCTCGATGACCGGTGCGACCTTTCCGATCAAGGCCATGCGTCAGCAGATCGCCTCGGCCCTCAGCGTCGTCGTCCAGCTGGAGCGTCAGGAGGATGGCACACGGCGCCTGGTCAGCGTCCAGGAGATCAACGGCATGGAAGGAGAAATCATCACCATGACCGAGATTTTCGCCTTCGTGCGCAACGGTATCGGTGAGCACGGTGAAGTCCTCGGCGAATTTCGCCCCACCGGCATGGTGCCGGCGTTTCGCGATGTGCTCGCCAGGCGCGGTATCGAACTGCCGCTCAGCCTGTTTCGGCCTGACTGGATGGAGGGATAG
- a CDS encoding type II secretion system F family protein, which translates to MSQIPGEFILAFLGMVFTAMFLLSQGLAVPVFGEASKVRKRIRSRLNLLETANNQANMQSVLRQKYLRRLSPLEARLEQLPAMEALAQMIEQAGHDYRAYRVLLLGLVLAVATGIVVWLFSQLWWLAVPAAILAFWLPVLKISRDRGKRFAQFEEGLPDALDAMCRALRAGHPFNETLQLVAEEHKGPVAHEFGLTFADINYGNDVRRAMLGLLERMPSMTVMMLVTTVLIHRETGGNLTEVLERLSSLIRGRFRFQRKIKTLSAEGRMSGWILVSVPFVLSAAIVLSSPTYLPMLLNEPLGQKMVIGAFVAMLIGIFWIRKIIRIQV; encoded by the coding sequence ATGAGCCAAATCCCCGGTGAATTTATTCTGGCGTTCCTCGGCATGGTGTTCACCGCCATGTTTCTGCTCAGTCAGGGCTTGGCGGTTCCAGTGTTTGGAGAAGCCAGCAAGGTGCGCAAACGTATCCGCAGCCGTCTGAACCTGCTGGAGACCGCCAACAACCAGGCGAACATGCAATCGGTGCTGCGCCAGAAATACCTGCGCCGCTTGTCACCGTTGGAAGCCCGTCTGGAGCAGTTGCCGGCGATGGAGGCGCTGGCACAGATGATTGAACAAGCCGGGCATGACTATCGCGCCTACCGGGTACTGCTGCTTGGGTTGGTCCTGGCGGTGGCAACCGGAATCGTGGTTTGGCTGTTCAGCCAACTCTGGTGGTTGGCTGTCCCTGCGGCCATCCTGGCGTTCTGGCTGCCGGTGCTGAAGATATCCCGCGACCGTGGCAAACGCTTCGCCCAGTTCGAGGAAGGCCTGCCCGATGCACTGGATGCGATGTGCCGGGCGTTGCGTGCCGGTCATCCGTTCAACGAAACCCTACAGCTGGTGGCCGAGGAGCATAAGGGGCCGGTCGCCCATGAGTTCGGCCTGACGTTCGCCGACATCAACTACGGCAACGATGTGCGTCGGGCCATGCTGGGCCTGCTCGAACGCATGCCGAGCATGACCGTGATGATGCTGGTGACAACGGTGCTGATCCACCGCGAAACCGGCGGCAACCTGACGGAGGTGCTGGAACGGTTGAGCAGCCTGATTCGTGGGCGCTTTCGTTTTCAACGCAAGATCAAGACATTGTCGGCCGAAGGGCGCATGTCGGGTTGGATTTTGGTCTCCGTGCCTTTTGTATTGTCTGCGGCGATTGTACTGTCCAGCCCGACCTACCTGCCCATGCTGCTCAACGAGCCCCTGGGCCAGAAAATGGTGATCGGGGCATTTGTGGCGATGCTGATCGGGATTTTCTGGATCCGCAAAATTATCCGCATCCAGGTTTGA
- a CDS encoding type II secretion system F family protein — MNYLLSLINSVVGDEQLARLLFAGAIGLSVVLALATVVLLVQGLQDPVQRRLLLIKRSHGGESYGKSTPSNLQLLLENVGQRFSSVEEGQPSATRTLLTHAGYRSHAAVQMYWAIRLLLPLAMVGLTVLALPLIPKLSLLLGMVVLLVTLGVAWLLPSIYVNARKQARMTRLLVAFPDALDLMVVCVESGLALPQAIERVSEEMAVSQPDLAVELALVNSEVRAGIPSTEALKRLAERTGLEDIRGLVSLLAQSIRFGTSVGATLRIYAEEFRDRRTQLAEEKAAKIGTKLMFPLIFCLWPSFFLVAIGPAIIGVFKVFGKL; from the coding sequence ATGAACTATCTGCTGAGTCTGATCAACAGTGTGGTGGGCGACGAGCAGTTGGCGCGCCTGTTGTTCGCAGGGGCCATCGGCCTGAGCGTAGTGCTCGCGCTGGCAACGGTGGTGTTGCTGGTGCAGGGGTTGCAAGACCCGGTACAGCGCCGTCTTTTGCTGATTAAACGCAGTCATGGCGGGGAGAGTTACGGGAAAAGCACGCCCAGCAACCTGCAGCTGTTGCTGGAGAACGTCGGCCAGCGCTTTTCTTCGGTAGAGGAGGGCCAGCCTTCGGCGACCCGAACGCTGCTGACCCATGCCGGCTATCGTTCGCACGCAGCGGTGCAGATGTACTGGGCGATTCGCCTGTTGCTGCCATTGGCCATGGTGGGCCTTACGGTGCTGGCATTGCCGCTGATTCCGAAATTGTCGCTACTCCTCGGTATGGTCGTGCTGTTAGTGACGCTGGGTGTGGCATGGCTGTTGCCGTCCATTTATGTCAACGCGCGCAAACAGGCACGGATGACCCGTTTGCTCGTCGCCTTCCCGGATGCCCTGGACCTGATGGTGGTGTGTGTCGAGTCGGGCCTGGCCTTGCCCCAGGCGATCGAGCGGGTATCCGAGGAAATGGCGGTCAGCCAACCCGATCTGGCCGTGGAGCTGGCGCTGGTCAATTCCGAAGTCCGCGCGGGGATCCCCAGTACCGAAGCGCTCAAGCGCCTGGCCGAACGGACTGGCCTGGAAGACATTCGCGGGCTGGTCAGCTTGCTCGCGCAGAGCATTCGCTTTGGTACCAGTGTCGGGGCGACCTTGCGCATCTACGCTGAAGAGTTTCGTGACCGGCGTACCCAGTTGGCGGAAGAGAAAGCGGCAAAAATCGGCACAAAACTGATGTTCCCGTTGATTTTCTGCCTATGGCCGAGCTTTTTCCTGGTGGCTATCGGCCCAGCAATCATTGGCGTGTTCAAGGTCTTCGGGAAGTTGTAG
- a CDS encoding DUF3613 domain-containing protein gives MKQNILSCLGLLLLPLAAQAIEPGPSSPQQQETEAWLLLQSRGQVVSPIPQTAAAIERDLSLQRWLESYKHVIPQFYKEYSSSNRK, from the coding sequence ATGAAACAGAACATACTCAGCTGCCTGGGACTGTTGCTTCTTCCCCTCGCAGCCCAAGCCATCGAACCCGGCCCTTCATCGCCACAACAGCAGGAAACCGAAGCCTGGTTACTGCTGCAGTCTCGCGGTCAGGTCGTTTCGCCTATCCCGCAAACAGCGGCGGCCATCGAGCGGGACCTGAGCCTGCAACGCTGGCTGGAGAGTTACAAACATGTCATCCCGCAATTCTACAAGGAATACTCCAGCTCAAATCGCAAGTAA
- a CDS encoding tetratricopeptide repeat protein, producing the protein MKTMIAALGLLMLSGCATEGGAQWSGLGSASCAKPSPDQELSLSMADDMISDGKLHAGLANLQNLPPDLAAVRLRKAKIYRMLGQNEAEPLYRSLLGTCLAAEGEHGLGQLAAAHTDTEQALKHLQRAAQLSPTDEKIRNDLGVVYLKQLKLKEARFEFITAMELKQSDQLAAVNLVTLLIYQGNWKQASELVSRMGLSPEQVSEAQVRAEKLKSSAKAVAVPSDRVATALDPAPSGVNPPTTQR; encoded by the coding sequence ATGAAGACAATGATTGCTGCGTTGGGACTGCTGATGCTCAGCGGCTGTGCCACAGAGGGTGGCGCACAATGGTCCGGACTGGGTTCGGCCTCGTGCGCCAAGCCAAGCCCGGATCAGGAGCTGTCGTTGAGTATGGCGGATGACATGATCAGTGACGGCAAGTTGCACGCAGGCTTGGCCAATCTGCAAAACCTGCCGCCTGACCTCGCGGCCGTGCGCCTGCGCAAGGCCAAGATCTACCGCATGCTTGGGCAAAACGAGGCCGAGCCGTTGTATCGCAGTTTACTGGGCACTTGTCTCGCCGCCGAAGGGGAACACGGCCTGGGCCAATTGGCCGCCGCGCACACCGACACCGAGCAGGCGCTAAAGCATTTGCAGCGGGCCGCTCAACTCTCCCCCACTGACGAGAAGATTCGCAACGACCTGGGCGTGGTCTACCTCAAGCAACTGAAGCTTAAAGAGGCACGTTTTGAGTTCATCACCGCCATGGAATTGAAGCAGTCCGATCAGTTGGCGGCGGTCAATCTGGTGACCTTGCTGATTTATCAAGGTAACTGGAAGCAAGCCTCGGAATTGGTCAGTCGTATGGGCTTGAGCCCCGAACAAGTCAGCGAAGCCCAGGTACGCGCCGAAAAACTCAAAAGCTCGGCCAAGGCCGTAGCAGTGCCCAGTGATCGGGTAGCAACGGCGCTCGATCCGGCGCCATCCGGTGTCAATCCGCCAACAACGCAGAGGTAG
- a CDS encoding type II and III secretion system protein family protein has product MNNDYVQVLKRVAWTLVFTGLPASMALAAPGNCSTLAPLPAVLEVGEGMQTVMGSEVAITRLAVGDPKIADVHLNNNKDFLVTGVAPGATSLMVWTACSSSPRQSMVFVQGKGAGSLVSTVLPPSEDPMLPSQVQTDIRFVEVSRTKLKEASTSIFGKGGSFLFGSPGTVPLVTVSPGQLGNTAARIPLDNGSFNIGFGGGNVLGLINALEGSGFAYTLARPSLVALSGQSASFLAGGEVPIPVPSSGSDTVTIEYKEFGIRLTLTPTIIGRDRIALKVAPEVSELDYENGVRIQDFIVPGLRVRRTDTSISLADGESFVISGLISSTNTSSVSKFPGLGDVPILGAFFRDSTISREEKELLMIVTPRLVQPLAANARLPSLPGEKLRNYDPNWFRMYFLEDGNFDKLSGLSK; this is encoded by the coding sequence ATGAACAATGATTACGTGCAAGTACTCAAGCGAGTTGCGTGGACTTTGGTTTTCACTGGATTACCTGCCAGTATGGCCCTGGCAGCCCCCGGCAATTGTTCAACATTGGCCCCCCTACCCGCCGTACTCGAAGTCGGTGAAGGCATGCAAACGGTGATGGGGTCGGAGGTGGCCATCACTCGATTGGCTGTCGGCGATCCGAAAATCGCCGACGTGCACCTCAATAACAATAAGGACTTCCTGGTGACCGGTGTTGCCCCCGGCGCTACCAGCCTGATGGTCTGGACCGCATGCTCCAGCTCACCTCGCCAGAGCATGGTGTTTGTCCAGGGCAAAGGCGCCGGTTCGCTGGTGAGCACGGTGTTGCCGCCCTCGGAAGACCCAATGCTACCCAGCCAGGTACAGACCGATATCCGCTTTGTCGAAGTCAGTCGTACCAAGTTGAAAGAGGCCAGCACGTCGATCTTCGGCAAAGGCGGCAGCTTTCTGTTTGGCTCCCCCGGCACTGTCCCCCTGGTGACCGTGTCGCCCGGCCAGCTTGGCAACACGGCAGCCCGTATCCCGCTGGATAATGGCAGTTTCAATATCGGCTTTGGTGGCGGCAACGTGCTTGGCTTGATCAACGCGCTCGAAGGCAGTGGCTTTGCCTATACCCTGGCGCGTCCGAGCCTGGTGGCGCTGAGTGGCCAGAGTGCGAGTTTCCTTGCCGGCGGCGAGGTGCCTATCCCGGTGCCCAGCAGTGGCAGCGACACGGTCACCATTGAGTACAAAGAGTTCGGGATTCGCCTGACCCTGACGCCAACCATCATTGGGCGCGATCGAATCGCCTTGAAGGTGGCACCGGAAGTCAGTGAACTTGACTATGAGAATGGCGTGAGGATCCAGGACTTTATCGTTCCCGGGTTGAGGGTGCGCCGCACTGACACCAGTATTTCTCTGGCAGACGGCGAAAGCTTCGTGATCAGCGGCCTGATCAGTTCGACCAACACCTCATCGGTGAGCAAGTTTCCTGGCCTGGGCGACGTTCCGATCCTCGGGGCGTTCTTTCGCGATTCCACTATCAGCCGCGAGGAAAAGGAGCTGCTGATGATCGTGACCCCGCGCCTGGTTCAACCGCTGGCGGCGAACGCCCGACTGCCTTCGTTACCGGGTGAAAAACTGCGTAATTACGACCCGAACTGGTTCCGTATGTATTTCCTCGAAGACGGTAACTTCGACAAGCTCAGCGGCTTGTCGAAATGA
- a CDS encoding DUF5801 repeats-in-toxin domain-containing protein, with translation MTIRKKIASPTSDLTDDTDANLLPITAVTADQTHSAPASTAITAASTLSVVATGVNVSLDETAGLQNSTATPAPAGDADDNDILLTALPSAFATRLTALGAGTATGAALSGYTGAVGNTGSNAFTITAAPGASVTDISFTDSLGAALNGLDSGLDTLNGTDILLYTDTNNNILLGRAGGPAGAIVFAAYIEETGSPATGGKIWTVEYQPLKHPDASNPDDALNLLNKVFIGASQDLVFSLANAPSGQNLFLMFTTASPTVVDVGGVLRITDPTIIATGKNPADQSSGANITTGDTINTSQAGGPTTFGTNNQMITEQEGIRFSFVTGARQNVTIPNLDQNEADVESNIDFTAVFNTRSATFDVVQLQSGKSAVVKISAFSTAAEPGVNFINGYVGDTSVAIGNVRVINISTGLVIENSDGSANDPAIVISFASGVATITGVKAGYKIEYTTTTDHNRVLIENGAATDAKGNNHADFDIGGFKLLQASTTTAEIGSKMIFEDDGPSISTTGTEPTLTVDETVLATNATQSFAANFTSAFGADGAGTLTYALGVVAGASGLTDSATGEAVNLSLNGGVVEGRTATTNELVFTVSVATNGDVTLDQLRAVVHPNTTNPDDSTSLTSDNLVTLTATKTDRDGDSAQATLNIGQNLVFKDDGPSISTTGTESTLTVDETVLATNATQSFAANFTSAFGADGAGTLTYALGVVAGASGLTDTATGEAVNLSLNGTVVEGRTATTNELVFTVSVAANGDVTLDQLRAVVHPNTTNPDDSTSLTSDNLVTLTATKTDRDGDSAQATLNIGQNLVFKDDGPSISTTGTEPTLTVDETVLATNATQNFAANFTSAFGADGAGTLTYALGVVAGASGLTDSATGEAVNLSLNGGVVEGRTATTNELVFTVSVATNGDVTLDQLRAVIHPDATNPDDSTSLASDNLVTLTATKTDRDGDSAQATLNIGQNLVIKDDGPALAFGNLIGTGSVLAQYGFWSMAAGADGLGATGLNISLVNGQFTLVRPDNTTTTGTGTLTELVPSPDVNGAYQFAGTLTGDFDNNAATADTTVDYTLTAYANGSYALDLVQGFASTIVLSSADGSLGAGGPDPVRTLLIPAQDPPTIPSPSEEIVFFGVNATTSASDLFSAIAPGAPDLTEAQIEAGGFAFIGSANMNVSTSGIGIANNNLDGNGTAGINAGDESFVINPESLLTGMKIFIDNSVQGYNPATEELYYTIFYDDGTTSGSPTKVLAADLTAEAGGQTSFIIERSDSKLIDAVQLTMGLGVIKIPVIQFIQESESLASDIKLAFNATLTDKDGDTATSAFDANLFANDSAEATFDFTLVGTGSAQDAFNIDLSVAENLYQVTGFDAGLSLRDTLVLNGDQSAVVQSIDNSGANSIVTVAETGGQTTTITLVGVDLLNSDIVFGGA, from the coding sequence ATGACTATCCGCAAAAAAATCGCATCGCCGACGAGCGATCTTACCGATGACACGGATGCCAACCTGCTTCCCATCACGGCCGTCACCGCCGACCAGACACATTCCGCCCCCGCCAGCACTGCCATCACCGCGGCGAGCACCCTGAGTGTCGTGGCGACGGGGGTGAACGTTTCGTTGGACGAAACAGCCGGTTTGCAGAACAGCACGGCCACCCCAGCCCCTGCGGGAGACGCTGACGACAATGACATTCTGCTGACGGCGCTGCCCTCGGCCTTCGCTACCCGGCTGACAGCGCTTGGGGCAGGCACCGCAACAGGTGCGGCCTTGAGTGGCTATACGGGGGCGGTGGGCAACACGGGCAGCAATGCGTTCACCATCACCGCAGCGCCCGGAGCCAGCGTTACCGATATCAGCTTCACCGACAGCCTTGGCGCAGCGCTCAATGGCCTGGACAGCGGACTCGATACCCTCAATGGCACCGATATCCTTCTTTATACCGATACCAATAACAACATCCTGCTCGGCCGAGCCGGGGGCCCGGCCGGCGCGATCGTGTTCGCGGCCTACATTGAAGAAACCGGATCACCGGCCACCGGCGGCAAGATCTGGACCGTGGAATACCAACCGCTCAAGCATCCGGACGCCAGCAACCCGGACGATGCCCTCAACCTGCTGAACAAGGTGTTCATCGGTGCTAGCCAGGACCTGGTATTCAGCCTGGCCAATGCGCCTTCCGGGCAAAACCTGTTCCTGATGTTCACGACGGCGAGCCCGACCGTTGTCGACGTAGGTGGGGTCTTGCGGATCACGGACCCGACAATTATCGCCACCGGCAAGAACCCCGCTGACCAGTCGAGCGGCGCCAATATAACGACTGGCGACACGATCAATACCAGCCAGGCGGGTGGCCCGACCACCTTCGGCACCAACAATCAGATGATTACGGAACAGGAAGGCATCCGCTTTTCGTTCGTCACCGGTGCCAGGCAGAATGTGACCATTCCCAACCTGGATCAGAACGAAGCCGATGTTGAATCCAACATCGACTTCACCGCCGTGTTCAATACGAGGTCGGCCACTTTCGACGTCGTGCAGTTGCAAAGTGGTAAGAGCGCGGTGGTAAAAATCAGCGCATTCAGCACCGCGGCTGAACCTGGCGTGAATTTCATCAACGGCTATGTGGGTGATACATCGGTTGCAATCGGTAATGTCCGCGTCATCAACATCAGCACCGGGCTGGTGATCGAGAACTCGGACGGATCGGCGAATGATCCGGCCATTGTCATCAGCTTTGCTTCCGGGGTTGCAACCATCACCGGCGTTAAAGCCGGCTACAAGATTGAATACACCACAACGACAGACCACAATCGCGTGCTCATCGAGAACGGCGCGGCCACCGACGCCAAGGGCAATAACCACGCCGATTTCGATATCGGTGGCTTCAAGCTGCTCCAAGCCTCTACTACGACCGCCGAAATTGGTTCGAAGATGATCTTCGAGGACGACGGCCCGAGCATCAGCACCACCGGCACGGAACCGACGCTGACAGTCGACGAAACCGTGCTGGCAACCAACGCCACGCAGAGCTTCGCCGCCAACTTCACCTCGGCGTTCGGCGCCGATGGCGCCGGTACGTTGACCTATGCCCTGGGCGTGGTAGCGGGGGCTTCCGGGCTGACCGACTCCGCTACCGGTGAGGCAGTGAATCTGTCGCTCAATGGCGGCGTGGTGGAAGGCCGCACGGCCACGACTAACGAACTGGTGTTCACCGTCAGCGTCGCCACCAACGGTGACGTCACCCTTGACCAACTGCGCGCCGTGGTACACCCCAACACGACCAATCCGGATGACTCGACCAGCCTGACCTCGGACAACCTGGTTACCCTCACCGCAACCAAAACCGACAGGGACGGCGACAGTGCCCAAGCCACCCTCAACATCGGGCAAAACCTGGTGTTCAAGGACGACGGCCCGAGCATCAGCACCACCGGCACGGAATCGACGCTGACGGTAGACGAAACCGTGCTGGCGACCAACGCCACGCAGAGCTTCGCCGCCAACTTCACCTCGGCGTTTGGCGCCGATGGCGCCGGTACGTTGACCTATGCCCTGGGCGTGGTAGCGGGGGCTTCCGGGCTGACTGACACCGCCACCGGTGAGGCCGTCAACCTGTCGCTCAACGGCACCGTAGTCGAAGGCCGCACCGCCACGACCAACGAGCTGGTATTCACCGTCAGCGTCGCCGCCAACGGTGACGTCACCCTCGACCAACTGCGTGCCGTAGTACACCCCAACACGACCAATCCGGATGATTCGACCAGCCTGACCTCGGACAACCTGGTTACCCTCACCGCAACCAAAACCGACAGGGACGGTGACAGCGCCCAAGCCACCCTCAACATCGGGCAAAACCTGGTGTTCAAGGACGACGGCCCGAGCATCAGCACCACCGGCACGGAACCGACGCTGACAGTCGACGAAACCGTGCTGGCGACCAACGCCACGCAGAACTTCGCTGCCAACTTCACCTCGGCGTTCGGCGCCGATGGCGCCGGTACGTTGACCTATGCACTGGGCGTGGTAGCGGGGGCTTCCGGGCTGACCGACTCCGCTACCGGTGAGGCAGTGAATCTGTCGCTCAATGGCGGCGTGGTGGAAGGCCGCACGGCCACGACCAACGAACTGGTGTTCACCGTCAGCGTTGCCACCAACGGTGACGTCACCCTTGACCAACTGCGCGCCGTGATCCATCCCGACGCGACCAATCCGGATGATTCGACCAGCCTTGCGTCCGACAACCTGGTCACTCTCACCGCAACCAAAACCGACAGGGATGGCGACAGCGCCCAGGCCACCCTGAATATCGGGCAGAACCTGGTGATCAAGGACGACGGCCCGGCACTCGCCTTTGGCAACCTGATCGGGACCGGTAGCGTCCTTGCGCAATACGGCTTCTGGAGCATGGCCGCCGGCGCCGATGGACTGGGGGCGACGGGTCTGAACATCTCGTTGGTCAATGGCCAGTTCACCCTCGTCAGGCCCGACAACACGACCACGACCGGGACCGGCACGCTCACCGAACTGGTGCCCTCGCCGGACGTCAATGGTGCGTACCAGTTCGCCGGGACGTTGACCGGCGACTTCGACAACAACGCAGCAACGGCAGACACCACCGTCGACTACACGCTGACCGCCTATGCCAATGGCAGCTATGCACTGGATCTGGTGCAAGGTTTTGCTTCGACGATCGTGCTCAGCAGTGCCGACGGCTCGCTCGGTGCCGGCGGCCCGGACCCCGTGCGCACCTTGTTGATTCCGGCGCAGGATCCGCCGACCATTCCTTCGCCATCTGAGGAGATTGTGTTCTTCGGTGTTAACGCGACCACTAGCGCAAGCGATTTATTTTCTGCCATCGCCCCGGGAGCGCCTGACCTCACCGAAGCCCAGATAGAGGCTGGCGGGTTTGCATTCATCGGCAGCGCGAACATGAACGTCAGCACGTCCGGCATTGGCATTGCCAACAACAACCTGGATGGCAACGGGACGGCAGGCATCAATGCCGGCGATGAGAGCTTCGTCATCAACCCCGAGAGCCTGTTGACCGGCATGAAGATTTTCATCGACAACTCGGTGCAGGGGTACAACCCGGCAACAGAGGAGCTGTACTACACGATCTTCTACGATGACGGCACGACATCAGGTTCACCGACGAAAGTGCTTGCCGCCGATCTGACCGCGGAGGCTGGAGGGCAGACGTCCTTCATCATCGAAAGATCGGATTCCAAGCTCATTGACGCGGTCCAGCTCACCATGGGCCTGGGCGTGATCAAGATACCGGTGATCCAGTTCATCCAGGAGAGCGAGAGCCTGGCCAGCGATATCAAGCTGGCGTTCAATGCGACGCTGACGGACAAGGACGGGGACACAGCGACGAGTGCATTCGACGCCAACCTGTTCGCCAACGACTCGGCCGAGGCAACCTTCGACTTCACCCTGGTCGGTACGGGCAGTGCGCAGGATGCCTTCAACATCGATCTGTCGGTCGCCGAGAACCTGTACCAGGTCACCGGCTTCGATGCGGGCCTGAGCCTGCGCGACACGCTGGTGCTCAACGGCGACCAGAGCGCCGTTGTCCAGTCGATCGACAACAGTGGCGCAAACAGCATCGTGACGGTTGCCGAGACTGGCGGACAAACAACGACCATCACCTTGGTCGGAGTCGACCTTCTCAATAGCGACATTGTGTTTGGCGGCGCCTGA
- the yidD gene encoding membrane protein insertion efficiency factor YidD, which translates to MISWISVRAIHFYQRVGPSRLRDACRFEPSCSNYALLAIEKHGAVRGWKMALNRIHRCRFPNGGEDYP; encoded by the coding sequence GTGATTTCCTGGATTTCCGTTCGTGCCATTCACTTTTATCAACGCGTTGGTCCCAGCCGACTTAGGGATGCCTGTAGGTTTGAGCCGAGCTGCTCAAATTACGCGTTGCTGGCAATCGAAAAGCACGGCGCAGTGCGCGGATGGAAAATGGCCTTGAACCGTATCCATCGGTGCCGATTCCCGAACGGTGGTGAAGACTACCCATGA
- a CDS encoding AraC family transcriptional regulator: MAKDYPAAYAVSPHTHPCGQLIYAVSGVMEIRTDAGLWLVPPQRALWMPAGISHAMRTRGSPVALRTAYVRLDRCPADAPGQPGAVQVSSLLRELILRAATIPLDHAEDSREGRILGLILEEIAWSPEQGLHLPTGRDKRLAATCEAILANPQDNRTLDDWASQHGATARTLSRLFTAELGVPFQVWRQQARVMAALPRLAAGEPVTTVALEMGYDTPGAFSAMFKRLLGASPSRYFP; this comes from the coding sequence ATGGCGAAGGACTATCCGGCCGCCTATGCCGTGTCGCCGCATACCCATCCCTGCGGGCAGCTCATCTACGCGGTTTCCGGCGTCATGGAGATTCGAACGGACGCGGGCCTGTGGCTGGTGCCGCCGCAACGCGCCTTGTGGATGCCTGCGGGGATTTCCCATGCCATGCGTACCCGAGGCAGCCCGGTGGCACTGCGCACGGCGTATGTGCGCCTGGATCGGTGTCCGGCCGATGCGCCCGGGCAACCCGGCGCAGTACAGGTTTCGAGCCTGCTGCGCGAACTCATCCTGCGTGCGGCCACGATTCCCCTTGACCATGCCGAGGACAGCCGGGAGGGCCGCATCCTGGGCCTGATCCTCGAAGAGATTGCCTGGTCGCCGGAACAAGGGCTGCATTTGCCCACCGGCCGCGACAAGCGCCTGGCGGCGACCTGCGAAGCCATCCTGGCCAACCCCCAGGACAACCGCACGCTGGACGACTGGGCCAGCCAGCACGGCGCGACAGCGCGCACCCTGTCGCGCCTGTTCACTGCTGAACTCGGGGTGCCTTTTCAAGTGTGGCGACAGCAGGCGCGCGTGATGGCGGCGCTGCCGCGCCTGGCCGCGGGCGAACCCGTGACGACCGTGGCACTGGAGATGGGCTACGACACACCGGGCGCGTTCTCGGCCATGTTCAAGCGGCTGCTTGGCGCGTCGCCCAGCCGCTACTTTCCGTAG